One genomic region from Curtobacterium sp. 9128 encodes:
- the uvrB gene encoding excinuclease ABC subunit UvrB translates to MEPTRAVRPFEVISEYSPSGDQPAAIAELAGRINAGETDVVLLGATGTGKSATTAWLIEQVQRPTLVLAHNKTLAAQLATEFRGLLPNNAVEYFVSYYDYYQPEAYVPQTDTFIEKDSSVNAEVERLRHSTTNSLLSRRDVVVVSTVSCIYGLGTPEQYMNASVALHRGQTISRDQLVRRFVAMQYQRNDVDFARGTFRVRGDTIEIIPMYEEHAIRIEMFGDEVEALSSLHPLTGSVIEDLDAVSIFPASHYVADTDVMHRAIGTIKEELAERLAELEGQGKLLEAQRLRMRTTFDIEMMEQIGFCSGIENYSRHVDARMPGEAPHCLLDYFPDDFLIVIDESHVTVPQIGAMYEGDASRKRTLVDHGFRLPSALDNRPLTWEEFLERAGQKVYLSATPGRYELGVTDSVVEQIIRPTGLVDPEIVIKPSDGQIDDLLEEIQQRVEKNERVLVTTLTKRMAEELTDFLGNAGVRVRYLHSDVDTLKRVELLTELRQGVYDVLVGINLLREGLDLPEVSLVAILDADKEGFLRSSTSLIQTIGRAARNVSGQVLMYADKMTDSMKQAIEETDRRREKQVAYNLEHGIDPQPLRKKIGDITEQLARENDDTQELLERRGGGARDRGRAPTPSLKRGGIAGEGATQLEATIADLNDQMLQAATELKFELAARLRDEVQDLKKALRQMESAGHVR, encoded by the coding sequence ATCGAACCCACCCGCGCGGTCCGTCCGTTCGAGGTCATCAGCGAGTACTCGCCGAGCGGTGACCAGCCGGCGGCCATCGCGGAGCTCGCCGGTCGCATCAACGCCGGTGAGACCGACGTGGTGCTCCTCGGCGCGACCGGTACCGGCAAGTCGGCGACCACGGCCTGGCTCATCGAGCAGGTCCAACGGCCGACGCTGGTGCTCGCCCACAACAAGACGCTCGCCGCCCAGCTGGCGACCGAGTTCCGCGGACTGCTGCCGAACAACGCCGTCGAGTACTTCGTCTCGTACTACGACTACTACCAGCCGGAAGCGTACGTGCCGCAGACGGACACCTTCATCGAGAAGGACTCCTCGGTCAACGCCGAGGTCGAACGTCTCCGGCACTCCACGACGAACTCGCTGCTGAGCCGGCGGGACGTCGTCGTCGTCTCGACGGTGTCCTGCATCTACGGCCTCGGGACGCCGGAGCAGTACATGAACGCCTCGGTCGCGCTGCACCGCGGGCAGACGATCTCCCGCGACCAGCTCGTCCGCCGGTTCGTCGCCATGCAGTACCAGCGCAACGACGTCGACTTCGCCCGCGGGACGTTCCGTGTGCGTGGTGACACCATCGAGATCATCCCGATGTACGAAGAGCACGCGATCCGCATCGAGATGTTCGGCGACGAGGTCGAAGCACTCAGCTCCCTGCACCCGCTCACCGGCTCCGTGATCGAAGACCTCGACGCCGTGTCGATCTTCCCGGCGTCGCACTACGTCGCCGACACCGACGTCATGCACCGGGCGATCGGCACCATCAAGGAAGAACTCGCCGAGCGGCTCGCCGAGCTCGAAGGGCAGGGCAAGCTCCTCGAAGCGCAGCGCCTCCGGATGCGCACCACCTTCGACATCGAGATGATGGAGCAGATCGGCTTCTGCTCCGGCATCGAGAACTACTCGCGGCACGTCGATGCCCGCATGCCCGGGGAAGCGCCGCACTGCCTGCTCGACTACTTCCCGGACGACTTCCTCATCGTCATCGACGAGTCGCACGTCACGGTGCCGCAGATCGGCGCGATGTACGAAGGCGACGCCTCGCGCAAGCGCACCCTCGTCGACCACGGGTTCCGCCTGCCGAGTGCCCTCGACAACCGTCCACTGACGTGGGAGGAGTTCCTCGAGCGCGCCGGTCAGAAGGTCTACCTGTCGGCCACGCCCGGTCGGTACGAGCTCGGCGTCACCGACAGCGTCGTCGAGCAGATCATCCGACCGACGGGCCTCGTGGACCCCGAGATCGTCATCAAGCCCTCCGACGGGCAGATCGACGACCTGCTCGAGGAGATCCAGCAGCGCGTCGAGAAGAACGAGCGGGTGCTCGTCACGACCCTCACCAAGCGCATGGCCGAGGAACTCACGGACTTCCTCGGGAACGCCGGGGTCCGGGTCCGGTACCTGCACTCCGACGTCGACACGCTCAAGCGCGTGGAGCTCCTGACCGAGCTGCGACAGGGTGTGTACGACGTCCTGGTCGGCATCAACCTGCTGCGTGAGGGCCTCGACCTGCCGGAGGTCTCGCTCGTGGCGATCCTCGACGCCGACAAGGAAGGCTTCCTCCGCTCGTCGACCTCGCTCATCCAGACGATCGGTCGTGCCGCGCGCAACGTGTCCGGCCAGGTCCTGATGTACGCGGACAAGATGACCGACTCGATGAAGCAGGCCATCGAGGAGACCGACCGCCGTCGCGAGAAGCAGGTCGCGTACAACCTGGAACACGGCATCGACCCGCAGCCGCTCCGCAAGAAGATCGGCGACATCACCGAGCAGCTCGCCCGCGAGAACGACGACACGCAGGAGCTGCTCGAACGTCGGGGTGGTGGGGCGCGGGACCGCGGTCGGGCACCCACGCCGTCGCTCAAGCGCGGGGGCATCGCCGGGGAGGGCGCGACCCAGCTCGAGGCGACCATCGCGGACCTCAACGACCAGATGCTCCAGGCGGCCACCGAGCTGAAGTTCGAGCTCGCGGCACGTCTGCGTGACGAGGTCCAGGACCTCAAGAAGGCATTGCGCCAGATGGAGTCGGCCGGGCATGTCCGCTGA
- a CDS encoding MFS transporter: protein MTTATPTAPAKGTPFRGRIRGRVLILLCFMYAISYIDRTNISTALPHITEEFGFNEATAGLIVSAFSLPYALLQVFGGTISEKFGPRKALFVITVIWGVATLWTGFAVGFWTLFAARALLGLSEAAAFPTATQAMSRWIPRDRNGFAQGVVHSAARLGNALAPLVVAYFIAISGWRLAFFATAVLSFAWAVVWWFFFRDKPESAKGIKQVELDELPPVETRATRPPVPWGQMAKQILPVTFVDFGYGWTLWVFLTWLPTFLSSTYGLEIGDFALFTTLILLAGVVGDTVGGMLSDRIIHRGGNTRNARRSILVVGLGGSLVCLIPLVIGQGLLVATISLALSFFFLELCNANLWAIPMDVAPQWSGTASGFMNTGFGIAGVVSPIVFGLLIDASGWQLPFALSCALLGAAAVVAWFMKPQRLTMTDGVLEVGTPKAEQQQAS, encoded by the coding sequence ATGACGACGGCGACTCCCACCGCACCGGCGAAGGGCACACCGTTCCGCGGACGCATCCGTGGGCGCGTGCTCATCCTGCTGTGCTTCATGTACGCGATCTCGTACATCGACCGCACCAACATCTCCACCGCACTCCCCCACATCACCGAGGAGTTCGGCTTCAACGAGGCCACCGCCGGTCTCATCGTCTCCGCCTTCTCGCTCCCCTACGCCCTGTTGCAGGTGTTCGGCGGCACGATCAGCGAGAAGTTCGGGCCCCGCAAGGCGCTGTTCGTCATCACCGTGATCTGGGGCGTCGCGACGCTCTGGACCGGGTTCGCCGTCGGCTTCTGGACCCTCTTCGCCGCACGTGCACTCCTCGGGCTCAGCGAGGCCGCGGCGTTCCCGACAGCGACGCAGGCCATGAGCCGCTGGATCCCGCGCGACCGGAACGGCTTCGCCCAGGGCGTGGTGCACTCGGCTGCCCGACTCGGCAACGCGCTGGCGCCCCTCGTCGTCGCCTACTTCATCGCGATCAGCGGCTGGCGACTCGCGTTCTTCGCCACCGCAGTGCTGTCCTTCGCGTGGGCCGTCGTGTGGTGGTTCTTCTTCCGCGACAAGCCGGAGTCGGCGAAGGGCATCAAGCAGGTCGAGCTCGACGAGCTGCCGCCCGTCGAGACTCGCGCGACGCGTCCCCCGGTGCCGTGGGGCCAGATGGCGAAGCAGATCCTGCCGGTCACCTTCGTCGACTTCGGGTACGGCTGGACGCTCTGGGTGTTCCTCACCTGGCTGCCGACCTTCCTGAGCTCGACCTACGGCCTGGAGATCGGCGACTTCGCCCTCTTCACCACGCTGATCCTGCTCGCCGGTGTCGTCGGGGACACCGTCGGCGGCATGCTCAGCGACCGGATCATCCATCGAGGCGGGAACACCCGCAACGCGCGACGCAGCATCCTCGTCGTCGGGCTCGGCGGGTCGCTCGTGTGCCTGATCCCCCTCGTCATCGGCCAGGGACTCCTCGTCGCCACGATCTCACTGGCGCTGTCGTTCTTCTTCCTCGAGCTCTGCAACGCGAACCTCTGGGCGATCCCGATGGACGTCGCACCGCAGTGGTCCGGGACCGCGTCCGGGTTCATGAACACCGGGTTCGGGATCGCCGGCGTGGTCTCGCCGATCGTCTTCGGACTGCTCATCGACGCGTCCGGGTGGCAGCTGCCATTCGCCCTGTCCTGCGCGCTCCTCGGCGCCGCCGCCGTCGTCGCCTGGTTCATGAAGCCGCAGCGGCTCACGATGACCGACGGTGTCCTCGAGGTCGGCACCCCGAAGGCGGAGCAGCAGCAGGCGTCCTGA
- a CDS encoding acyltransferase, producing the protein MTATGTGTGTADAAPRVAPTGVQTPTRTAAGRPRHLYEIDVLRILTFACVLGVHTTSHTMASDDIGLAGLLSLLHFTRLVFFTLTAFVLVYSYTIRPKPMSVFWPKRFLLVGVPYLAWSFVYVASAWLLDSGQRGDVPALVTTYAEGIVTGTAKYHLYFLLVTMQVYLLLPAIMWVVRRTRRHHVTLLVVAFVVQLGIFACYKYFPSTDAWMHGYQKQFFFSYVFFIISGAIAADHADGFLGFIRKYRRAIMWSFAGGALLTVVVFAIHLLAGNSPYAAGTPLQPIEVVWSTIVFVAFLAIGAAWADKRVPGSRLAKAVDYASDRSFGIFLSHPLVIWLLLYGDSWLEGLVPKPWLTLVTYVLVVVLAVAITEVFRWTPLSVPLTGRPSLSSRKARAARAAKRQAAVA; encoded by the coding sequence GTGACCGCGACGGGTACCGGCACGGGAACGGCGGACGCCGCGCCGCGCGTCGCCCCGACCGGCGTGCAGACCCCGACCAGGACCGCGGCGGGGCGGCCGCGGCACCTGTACGAGATCGACGTCCTCCGCATCCTGACGTTCGCGTGCGTGCTCGGCGTGCACACCACGAGCCACACGATGGCGTCGGACGACATCGGCCTCGCCGGGCTGCTGTCGCTGCTGCACTTCACGCGCCTGGTCTTCTTCACCCTGACGGCGTTCGTGCTCGTGTACAGCTACACGATCCGCCCGAAGCCCATGTCGGTGTTCTGGCCGAAGCGCTTCCTGCTCGTCGGCGTGCCCTACCTGGCGTGGTCGTTCGTCTACGTGGCGTCGGCCTGGCTGCTCGACTCCGGGCAACGCGGCGACGTCCCCGCGCTCGTCACGACGTACGCCGAGGGGATCGTCACCGGCACCGCGAAGTACCACCTGTACTTCCTCCTCGTCACGATGCAGGTGTACCTCCTGCTGCCCGCGATCATGTGGGTCGTCCGCAGGACCCGGCGGCACCACGTGACACTGCTCGTCGTCGCGTTCGTCGTGCAGCTCGGCATCTTCGCCTGCTACAAGTACTTCCCGTCGACGGACGCGTGGATGCACGGGTACCAGAAGCAGTTCTTCTTCTCGTACGTGTTCTTCATCATCTCCGGGGCCATCGCTGCCGACCACGCGGACGGGTTCCTCGGCTTCATCCGGAAGTACCGGCGCGCGATCATGTGGTCGTTCGCCGGCGGTGCGCTGCTGACGGTCGTCGTGTTCGCGATCCACCTGCTCGCGGGCAATTCCCCGTACGCCGCCGGGACGCCGCTGCAGCCGATCGAGGTCGTCTGGAGCACGATCGTCTTCGTCGCGTTCCTGGCGATCGGTGCCGCGTGGGCGGACAAGCGCGTCCCCGGCAGTCGCCTCGCGAAGGCGGTCGACTACGCCTCGGACCGCTCGTTCGGCATCTTCCTGAGCCACCCGCTCGTCATCTGGCTGCTCCTGTACGGCGACAGCTGGCTCGAGGGCCTCGTCCCGAAGCCGTGGCTGACGCTCGTCACGTACGTGCTGGTGGTGGTGCTCGCCGTCGCGATCACCGAGGTGTTCCGCTGGACACCCCTCAGCGTGCCGCTCACGGGTCGACCGTCGCTGTCGTCCAGGAAGGCGCGTGCCGCACGCGCCGCGAAGCGGCAGGCGGCGGTCGCGTAG
- a CDS encoding AMP-binding protein: MQHDGRSPEPAPADLRSLIRERASADTDRVFLEDARSDRVLRYGALDAAVGAWASTFDVIGIPSSGAVLVDVGDPLAFAVVHLAAIATGRRAVPVDTGQPVTEPARLADLLGGASIVVSDREVDSTIPGTPAARVDPATGLPADVRDGDLPGDAPDAPGEGSVVLFTSGSTGMPKGVELPESQLLFVARAVAQHNQLDSDDRGFNSLPLFHVNAEVVGLLATLVAGATLVLDRRFRRTGFWELLAERRITWLNAVPAILAVLAKTGPLDFPPSLRFVRSASAPLPDPVRTALGDTPLVVSWGMTEGASQITATPLDAPARLGTVGVPVGSEVQVRGEDGAPLPAGEVGALWVRGPGIVHSYLFGRAAERFDADGWLSTGDVGSVSEDGWVSLAGRSDDVINRGGEKVYPSEVEDVLLGDARVLEAVVVGRPHDVLGSVPIAYVIPQPDEPVDADALVADLTERTIAELTRFRRPVEIVVVPDLPRAPTGKIQRARVRSMAEHS, encoded by the coding sequence GTGCAGCACGATGGTCGATCACCCGAACCCGCACCCGCCGATCTCCGCTCGTTGATCCGGGAGCGCGCCTCCGCGGACACGGATCGCGTCTTCCTCGAGGACGCCCGGTCCGACCGGGTCCTGCGCTACGGCGCCCTCGATGCCGCGGTGGGCGCCTGGGCGTCGACGTTCGACGTGATCGGCATCCCTTCGTCCGGCGCGGTCCTCGTCGACGTCGGCGACCCGCTCGCGTTCGCGGTGGTGCACCTCGCTGCGATCGCCACCGGTCGTCGAGCGGTCCCGGTCGACACCGGACAGCCGGTCACCGAGCCGGCCCGGCTCGCCGACCTGCTCGGTGGAGCCTCCATCGTGGTGTCCGATCGCGAGGTGGACTCGACCATCCCCGGGACGCCCGCCGCGCGCGTCGACCCGGCCACGGGCCTCCCGGCGGACGTCCGTGACGGCGACCTGCCGGGCGATGCCCCGGACGCTCCCGGCGAGGGCTCCGTGGTCCTGTTCACCTCGGGCTCGACGGGCATGCCGAAGGGCGTCGAACTCCCGGAGTCGCAGCTGCTCTTCGTCGCCCGGGCGGTCGCGCAGCACAACCAGCTCGACTCGGACGACCGCGGGTTCAACTCCCTGCCGCTCTTCCACGTCAACGCCGAGGTCGTCGGGCTGCTCGCGACGCTGGTGGCGGGCGCGACGCTCGTGCTCGACCGGCGCTTCCGTCGCACCGGGTTCTGGGAGTTGCTCGCCGAACGGCGCATCACCTGGCTGAACGCGGTCCCGGCGATCCTCGCGGTGCTCGCGAAGACCGGCCCCCTCGACTTCCCGCCCAGCCTGCGCTTCGTCCGCAGCGCGTCGGCGCCACTGCCCGACCCGGTCCGCACGGCGCTCGGCGACACCCCGCTCGTCGTGAGCTGGGGGATGACCGAGGGCGCGAGCCAGATCACCGCGACGCCGCTCGACGCTCCGGCGCGACTCGGCACGGTCGGCGTGCCCGTCGGCTCCGAGGTGCAGGTCCGCGGCGAGGACGGCGCCCCGCTGCCCGCCGGCGAGGTCGGCGCGCTCTGGGTCCGCGGACCCGGCATCGTGCACTCGTACCTGTTCGGCCGCGCGGCGGAACGCTTCGACGCCGACGGCTGGCTCTCCACGGGCGACGTCGGATCGGTGTCGGAGGACGGCTGGGTGTCGCTGGCCGGACGGTCGGACGACGTGATCAACCGCGGCGGCGAGAAGGTCTACCCCTCCGAGGTCGAGGACGTCCTGCTCGGCGACGCCCGCGTGCTCGAGGCCGTCGTGGTCGGACGTCCGCACGACGTACTCGGGAGCGTGCCGATCGCCTACGTGATCCCGCAGCCGGACGAGCCCGTCGACGCCGACGCCCTCGTGGCCGACCTGACCGAGCGGACCATCGCCGAGCTCACCCGCTTCCGGCGGCCGGTCGAGATCGTCGTGGTGCCCGACCTGCCGCGGGCACCCACCGGCAAGATCCAGCGCGCCCGGGTGCGGAGCATGGCGGAGCACTCGTGA
- the coaE gene encoding dephospho-CoA kinase, translating to MRIIGLTGGIAAGKSTVSRRWAEHGAVIVDADRLARDAVAPGSRGLARVAERFGPDVIAADGSLDRPALGTVVFADPAARKDLEAITHPEVWRLAQLAFDAAAAADPDAVVVYDVPLLAEAKADRPLQFDAVVVVDAPAADRIERLVAHRGMSRAEAERRVGAQASDAERLALADHVVDATGSVADTIRSADEVWSRVGR from the coding sequence GTGCGCATCATCGGACTGACGGGCGGCATCGCCGCGGGGAAGTCGACCGTGTCGCGTCGGTGGGCCGAGCACGGCGCGGTCATCGTCGATGCGGACCGGCTGGCACGGGACGCCGTCGCTCCCGGCAGCCGGGGGCTTGCACGTGTCGCGGAGCGGTTCGGTCCCGATGTGATCGCTGCCGACGGCTCGCTCGACCGCCCTGCGCTCGGCACGGTCGTGTTCGCTGATCCAGCGGCACGGAAGGACCTCGAGGCGATCACCCACCCGGAGGTGTGGCGCCTCGCCCAGCTCGCGTTCGACGCCGCCGCCGCAGCGGACCCCGACGCGGTCGTGGTGTACGACGTGCCGCTCCTCGCCGAGGCGAAGGCGGACCGCCCGCTGCAGTTCGACGCCGTCGTGGTCGTCGACGCCCCGGCGGCCGACCGCATCGAACGACTCGTGGCACACCGTGGGATGTCCCGTGCCGAGGCCGAACGGCGCGTCGGTGCACAGGCCTCCGACGCGGAGCGCCTCGCGCTCGCGGACCACGTCGTCGACGCCACGGGCTCCGTGGCCGACACCATCCGGTCCGCGGACGAGGTGTGGTCCCGGGTCGGACGATGA
- the rpsA gene encoding 30S ribosomal protein S1, with protein MTTTTTKAPKQVAINDIGSADDFLAEVEKTLKFFNDGDLISGTVVKIDRDEVLLDVGYKTEGVIPSRELSIKHDVDPNEVVNVGDEVEALVLQKEDKEGRLILSKKRAQYERAWGDVEKIKESDGVVTGTVIEVVKGGLIVDIGLRGFLPASLIELRRVRDLTPYLGQEIEAKILELDKNRNNVVLSRRALLEQTQSESRTTFLNNLHKGQVRKGVVSSIVNFGAFVDLGGVDGLVHVSELSWKHIEHASEVVEVGQEVTVEILEVDLDRERVSLSLKATQEDPWQVFARTHAIGQIAPGKVTKLVPFGAFVRVADGIEGLVHISELSNKHVELAEQVVSVGDEVFVKIIDIDLDRRRISLSLKQANEGVDPEGSEFDPALYGMPTEYDDKGDYKYPDGFDPDTNEWLEGYDTQREEWERQYAAAQGRWEAHKAQVAKSLTEEAQGGFDLPASASSSFTSEQAGQGTLADDASLAALREKLSSTN; from the coding sequence ATGACAACCACTACGACCAAGGCTCCTAAGCAGGTCGCCATCAACGACATCGGTTCGGCTGATGACTTCCTGGCCGAGGTCGAGAAGACCCTGAAGTTCTTCAACGACGGCGATCTCATCTCCGGCACCGTCGTGAAGATCGACCGCGACGAGGTCCTCCTCGACGTCGGTTACAAGACCGAGGGCGTCATCCCCTCGCGCGAGCTCTCGATCAAGCACGACGTCGACCCCAACGAGGTCGTCAACGTCGGTGACGAGGTCGAGGCCCTGGTTCTCCAGAAGGAGGACAAGGAAGGCCGCCTCATCCTGTCGAAGAAGCGTGCGCAGTACGAGCGTGCGTGGGGCGACGTCGAGAAGATCAAGGAGTCCGACGGGGTCGTCACCGGCACCGTCATCGAGGTCGTCAAGGGTGGCCTCATCGTGGACATCGGTCTCCGTGGCTTCCTCCCGGCTTCGCTCATCGAGCTGCGTCGCGTCCGCGACCTGACGCCGTACCTCGGCCAGGAGATCGAGGCGAAGATCCTCGAGCTCGACAAGAACCGCAACAACGTGGTCCTCTCGCGCCGCGCCCTGCTCGAGCAGACGCAGTCCGAGTCGCGCACCACGTTCCTCAACAACCTCCACAAGGGCCAGGTCCGCAAGGGCGTCGTCTCGTCGATCGTCAACTTCGGTGCGTTCGTCGACCTCGGCGGCGTCGACGGTCTCGTCCACGTCTCGGAGCTCAGCTGGAAGCACATCGAGCACGCCAGCGAGGTCGTCGAGGTCGGTCAGGAAGTCACCGTCGAGATCCTCGAGGTGGACCTGGACCGCGAGCGCGTGTCGCTCTCGCTCAAGGCCACCCAGGAAGACCCGTGGCAGGTCTTCGCCCGCACCCACGCGATCGGTCAGATCGCACCGGGCAAGGTCACGAAGCTCGTGCCGTTCGGTGCCTTCGTCCGCGTCGCGGACGGCATCGAGGGCCTCGTCCACATCTCGGAGCTCTCGAACAAGCACGTCGAGCTCGCCGAGCAGGTCGTCTCGGTCGGCGACGAGGTCTTCGTGAAGATCATCGACATCGACCTCGACCGTCGCCGCATCTCGCTCAGCCTCAAGCAGGCGAACGAGGGCGTCGACCCCGAGGGCAGCGAGTTCGACCCGGCGCTCTACGGCATGCCGACGGAGTACGACGACAAGGGTGACTACAAGTACCCGGACGGCTTCGACCCGGACACCAACGAGTGGCTCGAGGGCTACGACACTCAGCGCGAAGAGTGGGAGCGTCAGTACGCCGCCGCTCAGGGTCGCTGGGAGGCGCACAAGGCGCAGGTCGCCAAGTCGCTGACCGAAGAGGCGCAGGGTGGCTTCGACCTCCCGGCCAGCGCTTCCTCGTCGTTCACGAGCGAGCAGGCCGGTCAGGGCACCCTGGCCGACGACGCATCGCTCGCGGCGCTCCGCGAGAAGCTCAGCTCGACCAACTGA
- a CDS encoding DUF885 domain-containing protein — protein sequence MTEDRPARQPSAVDRVAEEWVTTLVDLDPTVATYIGVPGRTGEYGDTSPAGAAAMADAAKAAARSLAAAEPVDAVDRVTKTDLGAELALVVESYDRKLHLRDLNVIASPAQSLREIIDLMPTATASDWDDIANRVGALPDALEGFRETLLEGTREDVTPARRQVELVAEQAARSGAEDGFFRQLAESAALDDGSPVPDAVRAELARRGEVAAASFRSFGRFLEHELMPLATPVDAVGRDAYELHSRHFLGAVVDLDETYEWGLEELARMRSEQERIADRIEPGASVARAVEVLDADPARMLHGTDALQRWMQETSDASIRAMDGVYFDIADPIKRLECRIAPTQEGGIYYSGPSDDFSRPGRMWWSVPQRVTEFQTWREKTTVYHEGVPGHHLQISQGVYNRGELNTWRRQLSGSSGHVEGWALYAERLMEQLGFLDDEGDRLGMLDGQRMRAARVVLDIGVHLQKTNPDGGGWTWEYALDFMRENVNMDDAFIRFEVARYFGWPGQAPSYKVGQRVWESIRDEVAAREGAAFDLKSFHHRALALGSIGLDTLRSALLD from the coding sequence ATGACCGAAGACCGTCCCGCCCGCCAGCCCTCCGCCGTCGACCGTGTGGCCGAGGAGTGGGTGACCACCCTCGTCGACCTCGACCCGACGGTCGCCACCTACATCGGCGTCCCCGGGCGCACGGGGGAGTACGGCGACACCTCGCCGGCCGGGGCAGCCGCGATGGCGGACGCGGCGAAGGCGGCCGCTCGTTCCCTGGCCGCTGCGGAGCCGGTGGACGCCGTCGACCGCGTGACGAAGACGGACCTCGGCGCCGAGCTCGCCCTCGTCGTCGAGTCGTACGACCGGAAGCTCCACCTGCGTGACCTCAACGTCATCGCCAGCCCCGCGCAGTCGCTCCGCGAGATCATCGACCTGATGCCGACCGCCACGGCATCGGACTGGGACGACATCGCCAACCGCGTCGGCGCGTTGCCGGACGCGCTGGAGGGGTTCCGCGAGACCCTGCTCGAGGGCACGCGCGAGGACGTCACCCCGGCCAGGCGCCAGGTCGAGCTCGTCGCCGAGCAGGCGGCTCGGAGCGGAGCCGAGGACGGCTTCTTCCGACAGCTCGCCGAGAGTGCGGCACTCGACGACGGGTCGCCCGTCCCGGACGCCGTGCGGGCGGAGCTCGCCCGTCGTGGCGAGGTCGCCGCCGCGTCCTTCCGGTCGTTCGGGCGCTTCCTCGAGCACGAGCTGATGCCACTGGCGACCCCGGTGGACGCCGTCGGCCGTGATGCCTACGAACTGCACTCCCGGCACTTCCTCGGTGCCGTCGTCGACCTCGACGAGACGTACGAGTGGGGGCTCGAGGAGCTCGCACGCATGCGGTCGGAGCAGGAGCGCATCGCGGACCGCATCGAACCCGGCGCGTCGGTCGCCCGCGCGGTCGAGGTGCTCGACGCGGACCCGGCCAGGATGCTGCACGGCACCGACGCCCTGCAGCGGTGGATGCAGGAGACGAGCGACGCCTCGATCCGAGCGATGGACGGCGTGTACTTCGACATCGCCGACCCGATCAAGCGCCTCGAGTGCCGCATCGCCCCGACGCAGGAGGGCGGGATCTACTACTCCGGTCCGTCGGACGACTTCTCGCGGCCCGGCCGGATGTGGTGGTCCGTGCCGCAGCGGGTGACCGAGTTCCAGACCTGGCGCGAGAAGACGACCGTCTACCACGAGGGCGTCCCCGGACACCACCTGCAGATCAGCCAGGGCGTCTACAACCGCGGCGAGCTGAACACCTGGCGCCGGCAGCTCTCCGGGTCGTCCGGCCACGTCGAGGGCTGGGCGCTCTACGCGGAGCGGCTGATGGAGCAGCTCGGGTTCCTCGACGACGAGGGCGACCGGCTCGGGATGCTCGACGGGCAGCGCATGCGGGCGGCCCGCGTCGTCCTCGACATCGGCGTCCACCTGCAGAAGACCAACCCGGACGGCGGCGGCTGGACGTGGGAGTACGCGCTCGACTTCATGCGCGAGAACGTCAACATGGACGACGCGTTCATCCGGTTCGAGGTCGCCCGCTACTTCGGGTGGCCGGGACAGGCGCCGTCCTACAAGGTCGGACAGCGCGTCTGGGAGTCGATCCGTGACGAGGTCGCGGCGCGCGAGGGTGCCGCGTTCGACCTGAAGTCCTTCCACCACCGCGCGCTGGCGCTCGGGAGCATCGGCCTCGACACGCTCCGGTCGGCGCTGCTCGACTGA